A single Leptospira barantonii DNA region contains:
- a CDS encoding protein kinase domain-containing protein, whose translation MKIEGYELKERMNADSSTEVYKAIRTKDGANVVIKYIPILDELHPAVVNLRNEYEILNYLASERMIQAFGMEKIPEGFTLILEFVPGGTLKHFSGKKPVNLKDFFKIAIDLSEKLGEIHNKKVIHKDLKPDNIIFNPDNELLRIVDFGISTRLSKEETSWSNPNRLEGSIHYVSPEQTGRMNRSVDYRSDFYSLGVTFYELLTGKLPFESEDLLELVHFHLAKSPIEPRKIRNEIPEALSHIVLKLLSKTAEDRYQTSEGLKADLETTRDKWLESGDAPAFTLGSKDYSNEFKIPQKLYGREEYIESLLGEFKRVTETGRTSVVLIAGYSGVGKSSLVKEINKPLTESKGYFISGKFDQYNRNVPFSAIIQVFSNLIEQILTESPERIEDWKNKIRDTLGANGKVMTDVLPELEFIIGEQAPVTELGPQENANRFYLVFQNFIKIFANQDHPLAVFLDDLQWADTPSLELVKNLIEDVSVNYLFLMLAYRDNEVDSTHPFSTMVTGLEKEGFRLDKILLKPLSLENVNQLLSDSLRRPAEETLSFAEIVYSKTRGNPFFINELLKQLSKEEIITYQKGSSTISGKWIWNLEKIKKTDISDNVVELLVRRIKKLSPRTQETLKLASCIGSNFDLGIQSKILGATLKETMAAIMETMEEELIVPIGDNYRLVDSMEEIGENKDKNFQTAKTIQFRFQHDRVQQASYELLSEDQKQSVRLQIGRILLENLNEKALEDSVFDVVNHLNTGSMLITENSEKRKLLQLNIQAAQKAKLSAAYKPAKLYSEKARELLFALPEAEKGDKELWAKEYDLSYTVHKELAEVLYLNGNFEESQEMIHTLLKQAKTPVEQAEAYNLLMIEYSAQGKFDLAMPTVIKALKPLGIEIPTSNFDKVVDKEIEEAKKNLKGRTVTSLLDEPLMTDPNHIWAVNLLISAIPMAYNKEPALFPVICLKMANLLMKYGNLSDSYGYSCYGMVLVGKLADYKGAYDFCELAVKLSEKHMNSGGYTKAANILANYSSSFVKHLKLSEEVNVKCVQSALDSGEFLHGSYAAMNDASNVMFQGKNLEILKPKINQLLKFVRKVKNNLAIDTILGTALVLSNLRGETGSHLDFSTAEYQEKEYIDLCNDHQSPAPIVTFKVMKVRSLLMYGENQLALQEAEEANGMILYLGGQYGPLEHNFLYSLALAANYKKVSPDLKKEYLKKIKENQKQLLSLAESCPENFYHKYLLVDAELARLEYKNWKAARTYEAAIREARKNEFQNDEALACEMAAMFWLSKGSVKIAGEFINEAFHRYGLWGANLKQSMLKSKFPEFIRERGTGTLRTHRTISSTTAAATEVYSGQTLDLQSVLKSSTAISGEIKLENLLDKLMKIVIENAGAQRGVLILKKEGRLYVEAEGSISKDDVEVLTGIPLGNSKNLPISLIYYVERTKENLVLRNANQDEKFNKDEYIKNSKTKSVLCAPVIKQGEISGILYLENNLSEGAFTSDRLQIMNILSSQAAISIDNALLYANMEEKVRERTRELGQANADLGLKNQHITDSIQYSLNIQQAILPSEDILEKNLNEQFVLFRPKDIVSGDFYWFSKKEGSIFLAAVDCTGHGVPGALMSMIGNTLLNQIVNEAGIKDPGKVLEHLNRNVRQALKQDTMDANSVDGMDICFCRIDGDKVLFAGAKRPLYFSKGDKIEEIKGDRHSIGGRQKEDSRTYTTHEVKLEKGKPTMFYLATDGYMDQPNPQRQRIASKGLIGFLQSVLSLPASEQKERLAAFLDGHQAGESQRDDITLIGFRI comes from the coding sequence ATGAAAATAGAAGGTTACGAACTAAAAGAAAGAATGAACGCGGATTCCTCCACGGAGGTCTACAAGGCGATCCGCACGAAGGACGGCGCAAACGTCGTCATCAAATACATTCCGATTTTAGACGAACTGCATCCGGCGGTCGTCAATCTTAGAAACGAATACGAAATTCTGAATTATCTCGCTTCGGAAAGAATGATCCAAGCCTTCGGCATGGAAAAAATTCCCGAAGGTTTCACCTTGATTTTGGAATTCGTTCCCGGAGGAACTCTCAAACATTTCTCGGGAAAAAAACCGGTCAACCTAAAGGACTTCTTCAAGATCGCGATCGATCTCTCGGAAAAACTCGGTGAAATACATAATAAAAAAGTAATACATAAGGACTTAAAGCCGGACAATATCATATTCAATCCGGACAACGAGTTGTTACGAATCGTAGACTTCGGGATTTCGACAAGACTTTCGAAAGAGGAAACTTCCTGGTCCAATCCGAACCGTCTCGAAGGAAGCATTCACTACGTTTCTCCCGAACAAACGGGAAGAATGAATCGTTCCGTGGATTACAGAAGCGACTTCTATTCTCTCGGAGTCACCTTCTACGAACTTCTCACCGGAAAACTTCCGTTCGAAAGCGAAGATCTTTTGGAACTCGTACACTTTCATCTCGCAAAATCACCGATAGAACCCCGTAAGATCCGCAACGAAATTCCGGAAGCGCTTTCGCATATCGTATTAAAACTTTTGTCCAAAACCGCGGAGGACCGATACCAAACCTCGGAAGGACTCAAGGCAGACTTGGAAACGACCCGAGACAAATGGTTGGAATCCGGCGACGCACCCGCGTTCACTCTCGGTTCCAAGGATTATTCCAACGAATTCAAAATTCCTCAAAAACTCTACGGAAGAGAGGAATACATCGAATCGTTGTTAGGCGAATTCAAACGAGTCACCGAAACGGGAAGAACGAGCGTGGTTCTAATCGCGGGTTATTCCGGCGTCGGAAAGTCCTCACTCGTAAAGGAAATCAACAAACCTCTCACAGAATCCAAAGGTTATTTTATTTCCGGTAAGTTCGATCAGTACAACCGCAACGTTCCTTTCAGCGCGATCATCCAGGTTTTTTCGAATCTCATCGAACAGATCCTCACCGAATCCCCGGAAAGAATCGAGGATTGGAAAAACAAAATCCGGGACACGTTAGGCGCAAACGGAAAGGTGATGACGGACGTATTGCCCGAACTCGAGTTTATCATCGGAGAACAGGCTCCGGTGACGGAACTCGGACCGCAGGAAAACGCGAACCGTTTTTATCTGGTATTTCAGAATTTTATAAAGATCTTCGCAAATCAGGATCATCCGCTCGCGGTTTTTTTGGACGATCTTCAGTGGGCGGACACTCCTTCCCTCGAACTCGTAAAAAATCTGATCGAGGACGTTTCCGTAAATTATCTTTTTCTAATGTTGGCCTACAGAGACAACGAGGTGGATTCCACACATCCGTTCTCCACGATGGTGACCGGGTTGGAAAAGGAAGGATTCCGTCTGGATAAGATTCTTCTCAAACCCTTGAGTTTGGAAAACGTAAACCAGCTTTTATCGGACAGCTTGAGAAGACCCGCGGAAGAAACGCTGAGTTTCGCTGAAATCGTATATTCAAAAACGAGAGGGAACCCGTTCTTTATCAACGAACTTCTCAAACAACTTTCCAAAGAGGAAATCATAACGTATCAAAAAGGAAGTTCCACGATCTCCGGCAAATGGATCTGGAATCTCGAAAAGATCAAGAAGACCGATATTTCGGATAACGTGGTCGAACTTCTCGTAAGAAGAATCAAAAAGTTATCCCCTCGAACTCAGGAAACCTTAAAACTCGCCTCCTGTATCGGAAGCAATTTCGATCTCGGAATCCAATCCAAAATCCTCGGCGCGACCCTCAAGGAAACCATGGCCGCGATCATGGAAACCATGGAAGAAGAACTGATCGTTCCGATCGGGGACAACTACAGACTCGTGGATTCCATGGAGGAAATCGGGGAGAACAAGGATAAAAATTTTCAAACCGCAAAGACGATTCAGTTCCGTTTTCAACACGACCGGGTTCAACAAGCGAGTTACGAACTTTTAAGCGAGGATCAAAAACAATCCGTTCGTTTGCAGATCGGAAGAATCCTTCTCGAGAACCTGAACGAAAAGGCTTTGGAAGACTCGGTCTTCGACGTCGTGAACCACTTGAATACGGGTTCGATGTTGATCACCGAAAATTCCGAAAAAAGAAAATTACTACAATTGAATATTCAAGCCGCGCAAAAAGCGAAACTCTCCGCGGCTTACAAACCCGCGAAGTTGTATTCCGAAAAAGCCAGAGAACTTTTGTTCGCGCTTCCCGAAGCGGAAAAAGGAGACAAGGAACTCTGGGCCAAGGAATACGATCTTTCGTACACGGTTCATAAGGAGCTCGCGGAAGTTCTGTATCTCAACGGGAACTTCGAAGAATCCCAAGAGATGATCCACACACTTTTGAAACAGGCGAAAACTCCGGTGGAACAAGCCGAAGCATATAACCTTTTGATGATAGAATATTCCGCACAAGGAAAGTTCGATCTCGCGATGCCTACCGTGATCAAGGCCCTCAAACCTCTGGGAATCGAAATCCCGACTTCCAATTTCGACAAGGTTGTGGACAAGGAAATCGAAGAGGCCAAAAAGAATTTAAAGGGAAGAACCGTAACATCGCTGTTAGACGAACCTTTGATGACGGACCCGAATCATATCTGGGCGGTCAATCTTTTGATCAGCGCGATCCCGATGGCTTACAACAAGGAACCCGCCCTCTTCCCGGTGATCTGTTTGAAGATGGCCAATCTTCTGATGAAATACGGAAACCTTTCCGATTCTTACGGATATTCCTGTTACGGAATGGTCCTTGTGGGAAAACTCGCGGATTACAAAGGAGCATACGACTTCTGCGAACTCGCTGTAAAACTCAGCGAAAAACACATGAACTCCGGCGGATACACAAAGGCCGCGAACATTCTCGCGAACTATTCTTCTTCGTTCGTAAAACATCTGAAACTTTCAGAGGAAGTAAACGTGAAGTGCGTTCAATCCGCTCTGGATTCCGGCGAGTTTTTGCACGGAAGTTACGCGGCGATGAACGATGCGTCTAACGTGATGTTCCAAGGGAAGAATCTTGAAATTCTGAAACCCAAGATCAATCAACTTCTCAAGTTCGTGCGCAAGGTGAAGAACAACCTCGCAATCGATACGATTCTCGGGACCGCGCTTGTTCTTTCCAATCTTCGCGGAGAAACCGGAAGTCATCTCGACTTCTCCACCGCGGAATATCAGGAAAAAGAATACATCGATCTTTGCAACGATCACCAAAGTCCCGCGCCGATCGTCACCTTTAAGGTGATGAAGGTTCGTTCTCTTTTGATGTATGGAGAAAATCAACTCGCTCTTCAAGAAGCGGAAGAAGCGAACGGAATGATTCTCTATCTCGGCGGTCAGTATGGACCGCTCGAGCATAACTTTTTGTATTCACTCGCACTTGCGGCGAATTATAAAAAAGTTTCGCCGGATCTTAAAAAGGAATATCTGAAAAAAATCAAGGAGAATCAGAAACAACTTCTTTCCTTAGCGGAAAGTTGCCCCGAGAATTTCTATCACAAATATCTTCTCGTGGACGCGGAACTCGCGAGACTCGAATACAAAAACTGGAAGGCCGCAAGAACCTATGAAGCCGCAATCCGGGAAGCGAGAAAGAACGAGTTTCAAAACGACGAAGCGCTTGCCTGCGAGATGGCCGCGATGTTCTGGCTTTCCAAAGGAAGCGTTAAGATCGCCGGAGAATTCATCAACGAAGCGTTCCACCGTTACGGACTTTGGGGAGCCAATCTCAAACAAAGCATGCTCAAGTCCAAGTTTCCGGAATTCATCCGCGAAAGAGGAACCGGCACGTTACGCACACACCGAACGATTTCGAGTACGACCGCCGCGGCGACGGAAGTTTATTCCGGACAAACTCTCGATCTTCAATCGGTTCTCAAAAGTTCCACGGCGATCTCCGGAGAGATCAAACTGGAAAATCTTTTGGACAAATTGATGAAGATCGTAATCGAAAACGCGGGAGCACAACGCGGAGTTCTCATTCTTAAAAAAGAAGGAAGACTCTACGTGGAAGCCGAAGGTTCGATCTCTAAAGACGACGTGGAAGTGTTGACCGGAATCCCGCTTGGGAACAGTAAAAATCTTCCGATCTCCCTGATCTATTACGTGGAAAGAACCAAGGAGAATCTGGTTCTCAGAAACGCGAACCAGGACGAGAAGTTTAACAAAGACGAATATATCAAAAATTCCAAAACGAAATCGGTTCTTTGTGCGCCCGTAATCAAACAGGGCGAAATTTCGGGGATTCTCTATCTCGAAAACAACCTTTCCGAGGGAGCCTTCACTTCGGATCGATTACAAATTATGAATATTCTTTCCTCACAGGCCGCGATCTCCATCGACAACGCGTTACTCTACGCGAACATGGAGGAGAAGGTACGGGAAAGAACGAGAGAGTTGGGGCAGGCTAACGCGGACTTAGGACTTAAGAACCAGCATATCACGGATAGTATTCAATATTCTTTGAATATTCAACAAGCGATTCTTCCTTCCGAAGACATTCTCGAAAAGAATTTGAACGAACAGTTCGTGTTGTTCAGACCTAAGGACATCGTATCGGGTGACTTCTATTGGTTCAGTAAAAAAGAAGGATCAATTTTTCTCGCCGCGGTCGATTGTACTGGACACGGAGTCCCCGGTGCGTTAATGTCAATGATAGGAAATACTTTACTCAACCAGATCGTAAATGAGGCGGGCATCAAGGATCCGGGAAAGGTTTTGGAACATTTAAACCGAAATGTTCGACAAGCCTTGAAACAGGATACGATGGACGCGAACTCCGTGGACGGAATGGATATCTGCTTCTGCAGGATCGACGGTGATAAGGTACTTTTTGCAGGCGCCAAAAGACCGCTCTATTTCTCAAAGGGTGATAAGATCGAAGAGATCAAAGGCGACAGACATTCGATCGGCGGAAGACAGAAAGAAGATTCAAGAACGTATACGACACACGAGGTGAAACTGGAAAAGGGAAAACCCACCATGTTCTATCTCGCGACGGACGGATATATGGATCAGCCGAATCCTCAAAGACAAAGAATCGCGAGCAAGGGATTGATCGGCTTTTTACAAAGTGTTCTCTCATTACCCGCATCCGAACAAAAGGAACGCCTCGCGGCCTTTTTAGACGGACATCAGGCGGGAGAATCCCAGAGAGATGACATAACTTTGATCGGGTTTCGAATCTGA
- a CDS encoding ketoacyl-ACP synthase III — MSGKNLTSNGVRITGFGHYFPEQIVTNEEIRSRLKFPEMHPAEKAVIGNIGVNERRRANEKETPMFMAAQVAEMALKDAGKKPEDVDLYILANWTDRYYLPDLAPQASKLSGTKNALAFDVSTACTGFVHGVQTASAYLGTGKFKNALVIGSERFSVRTRMGGYGEFTAGDAAAGVFLEHTGDQNFGIIDSFLQDDGDLAGIIVTGPPPASYVKSYPELVTNAADLTLKSMDLLLEKNGLTIDDIDWVVPHPGTDVVVQDVLKRTKFPREKILMNFEKVGNTSAASIPIVLSEYYYKGKFKKGDLFLTPAVGGGFYWGGLLFRL, encoded by the coding sequence ATGAGCGGAAAAAATCTAACGTCGAACGGAGTGAGAATCACCGGTTTCGGTCATTATTTCCCCGAACAGATCGTAACCAACGAAGAGATCCGCTCTCGTTTGAAATTTCCGGAAATGCATCCCGCTGAAAAAGCGGTGATCGGAAATATCGGAGTCAACGAAAGAAGAAGGGCGAACGAAAAAGAAACCCCGATGTTTATGGCGGCTCAGGTCGCCGAGATGGCTCTGAAAGACGCCGGCAAAAAACCGGAGGACGTGGATCTCTACATTCTCGCGAACTGGACCGATCGTTATTATCTTCCCGATCTCGCACCTCAGGCTTCCAAACTTTCAGGAACAAAAAACGCGCTCGCATTCGACGTTAGCACCGCTTGCACCGGTTTCGTTCACGGGGTTCAAACCGCTTCCGCGTATTTAGGAACGGGAAAATTCAAAAACGCACTCGTGATCGGAAGCGAACGTTTTTCAGTAAGAACCCGCATGGGTGGTTACGGAGAATTCACCGCAGGAGATGCGGCCGCCGGAGTATTTCTCGAACATACGGGGGATCAGAATTTCGGAATCATCGATTCCTTTCTGCAGGACGACGGAGACTTGGCGGGAATCATCGTGACCGGACCTCCTCCGGCGAGTTACGTAAAAAGTTATCCGGAACTTGTGACCAACGCCGCGGATCTCACTCTCAAGTCCATGGATCTTCTTTTGGAAAAGAACGGACTTACGATAGACGACATCGACTGGGTAGTTCCTCATCCCGGAACCGACGTGGTGGTTCAGGACGTTCTCAAAAGAACCAAGTTCCCCAGGGAAAAAATCCTGATGAACTTCGAAAAAGTCGGAAACACTTCGGCGGCTTCGATCCCGATCGTATTATCAGAATATTATTATAAAGGAAAATTCAAAAAAGGAGACTTGTTCCTCACACCCGCCGTCGGCGGCGGATTTTATTGGGGAGGACTCTTATTTCGCCTCTGA
- a CDS encoding CoA-transferase produces MEANTKIFANPDEMIRQTVRPGMHLHLSATMSRPNALIYSLARCFQNTNPEFVISMAGIHSSAHALTIAKIVKRMITGFAGDNYPKPSPNSLYSNLLEGKPFELELWSLLSIVQRLMAGAMRLPGFITNSLLGSDLILDKLGKTAFLFPDPQNKSPGHNGSPGPDYKGKKGVDLAYILPLNPDLTFVHAVVGDEEGNLVLCPPSGEGYWGALAAKQGVIATVERIVPKGSIPAELVTIPGNRVKAVAVAEFGAHPQSLRVYDLPGVPAFEGLSTYLDDYEFQIEANEAANVPSRAEKWYADFVNIEGGHEEYLERLGSTRLRRLKNIPEENKAEKLEDPKTVNDSEQMIILAARAIQEYVKEKGYKTILAGIGAAHISAWTAARFLEKEGISVKVITELGFYSMKPHTGDVFLFSQLHTKECTMLSDITSILGTVVPDHCLGVLGAAEVDWFGNINSTKTAKGKFLVGSGGANDIAAVADCIVVAKANRGRFVKHVHYITSVGDRVMEAVCQFGRFKRKPNSDHVFEFSHWIAPPSDEEMEPEEAVLRFTSWLPPDEDIPLQEEPPVTAEELTVLRELDPEKIYIEQFMVYTRLP; encoded by the coding sequence TTGGAAGCTAACACGAAGATCTTTGCAAATCCTGACGAGATGATCCGGCAAACGGTTCGTCCCGGTATGCACTTACATCTTTCGGCGACGATGTCCAGACCCAACGCGCTCATCTATTCTCTTGCGCGTTGTTTCCAAAATACGAATCCGGAGTTCGTCATCAGTATGGCGGGAATTCATTCGAGCGCGCACGCGCTTACGATCGCAAAGATCGTAAAACGTATGATCACCGGTTTTGCCGGAGACAATTATCCGAAACCTTCTCCTAATTCATTATATTCTAATTTACTGGAAGGGAAACCGTTCGAGTTGGAACTCTGGTCTCTTCTCAGCATCGTTCAAAGATTGATGGCAGGCGCGATGCGTCTTCCCGGTTTTATCACCAACTCTCTTTTGGGTAGCGATCTCATTCTCGACAAGTTAGGCAAAACAGCGTTTTTATTTCCGGATCCTCAAAACAAATCCCCCGGTCACAACGGTTCGCCCGGTCCCGACTACAAGGGGAAGAAGGGAGTGGACCTTGCGTACATTCTTCCCTTAAACCCGGATCTTACTTTTGTTCACGCCGTTGTCGGAGACGAAGAAGGAAATCTTGTTCTTTGTCCTCCGAGCGGTGAAGGTTATTGGGGAGCCTTGGCCGCAAAACAAGGTGTGATCGCGACCGTGGAAAGAATCGTTCCCAAGGGTTCCATTCCCGCGGAACTCGTTACGATTCCCGGAAACAGAGTGAAAGCCGTCGCAGTCGCGGAGTTTGGCGCACACCCTCAATCTCTGCGTGTATACGATCTTCCGGGAGTTCCCGCATTCGAAGGTCTTTCCACCTATCTCGACGACTACGAATTTCAAATCGAAGCCAACGAAGCCGCCAACGTTCCTTCCCGCGCCGAAAAATGGTACGCGGATTTCGTAAATATCGAAGGCGGACACGAAGAATATTTGGAACGTTTAGGAAGCACTCGTCTAAGAAGATTGAAGAACATTCCCGAGGAAAACAAGGCGGAGAAATTAGAAGATCCTAAAACGGTAAACGACTCCGAGCAGATGATCATTCTTGCGGCAAGAGCGATTCAAGAATACGTAAAAGAAAAAGGTTATAAAACGATTCTCGCCGGAATCGGCGCCGCGCATATCTCCGCGTGGACCGCGGCTCGCTTTTTGGAGAAGGAAGGAATTTCCGTGAAGGTCATCACGGAACTCGGCTTCTACTCGATGAAACCTCATACGGGAGACGTTTTTCTTTTCAGTCAGTTGCATACGAAAGAATGTACGATGCTTTCCGACATCACGAGCATTCTCGGTACGGTTGTCCCCGATCATTGTCTCGGAGTATTGGGCGCGGCGGAAGTGGATTGGTTCGGCAATATCAATTCCACAAAAACCGCTAAGGGAAAATTTCTCGTGGGCTCCGGAGGTGCGAACGACATCGCCGCCGTCGCGGATTGTATCGTAGTCGCAAAAGCGAATCGAGGAAGATTCGTGAAACACGTACACTACATCACCTCGGTCGGAGATCGTGTGATGGAAGCGGTTTGTCAATTCGGAAGATTCAAAAGAAAACCGAACTCGGATCATGTATTCGAATTTTCGCATTGGATTGCTCCTCCCTCGGACGAGGAGATGGAACCGGAAGAAGCGGTACTTCGTTTTACTTCTTGGCTTCCGCCCGACGAAGACATTCCCCTGCAGGAAGAACCTCCGGTCACAGCGGAAGAACTCACCGTTTTACGCGAATTGGATCCGGAAAAGATTTACATAGAACAGTTTATGGTATATACAAGACTTCCGTAA
- a CDS encoding acyl-CoA thioesterase — protein sequence MTEIQIEFPEQYHFSTELSIRKTDLALDIHVSFASILDIVMEAHLQFFQYLGFSVTDIYGKSIIFANAGILYQGELLYGDQVKIDVVLNNLAEKSFDLTFRLSKDQRREKVSLVKIRVLFFDYSIRKVVPVPEGFRKIFTEGKIPSYPSPPVGADIGSGPQSSTQIRNFDKLEVLRLAHDLILKVYALGNKMDAVKLKEHGPLFEHIRSVATLLPVRIAGAWGSRILSEKIKNILKAKVHLEELRYLLVLVQDLKVYSIEKELSDLETINGHLKKYLVRVRNGKTRKLI from the coding sequence ATGACAGAGATACAAATAGAATTTCCGGAGCAGTATCATTTTTCGACGGAGTTATCCATACGAAAAACGGATCTTGCATTGGACATTCACGTATCGTTCGCGTCCATTCTCGACATCGTGATGGAAGCGCATCTTCAGTTCTTTCAATATCTCGGGTTTTCCGTCACGGACATCTACGGAAAGAGCATCATCTTCGCAAACGCCGGAATTCTCTATCAGGGAGAACTTCTCTACGGGGATCAGGTAAAGATCGATGTCGTATTAAATAATCTGGCGGAGAAGTCCTTCGATCTCACGTTTCGTTTATCCAAGGATCAAAGAAGGGAGAAGGTTTCCCTTGTTAAGATTCGGGTTTTGTTTTTCGATTATTCCATCCGTAAAGTGGTGCCCGTTCCGGAAGGTTTTAGAAAGATTTTTACGGAAGGAAAAATTCCTTCCTACCCATCTCCGCCCGTGGGAGCCGATATCGGAAGCGGACCGCAGAGTTCCACGCAGATCCGAAATTTCGACAAACTCGAAGTGTTGCGTCTTGCTCACGATTTGATTTTAAAAGTCTATGCGCTCGGCAACAAGATGGACGCGGTCAAACTCAAGGAACACGGACCCTTGTTTGAACATATACGATCGGTTGCGACCCTTCTTCCCGTAAGAATCGCGGGAGCCTGGGGAAGTAGAATCCTTTCCGAAAAGATCAAAAACATTCTCAAAGCGAAAGTCCATCTGGAAGAACTGCGTTATCTGCTCGTTCTCGTCCAGGATCTGAAGGTTTATTCCATCGAAAAAGAATTGTCCGATCTGGAAACGATCAACGGACATCTTAAAAAATATCTCGTCCGAGTCCGAAACGGAAAGACGAGAAAACTGATTTGA
- a CDS encoding glucose 1-dehydrogenase has translation MKDKVAMVTGGSTGIGKAVVQEFVLRGVKVVFCGRRLDEGKKLETKIREQGGDVYFVTCDVTSGEQVKKVVDTAVEKFGRLDFGINNAGIMGLNHPLHEYPENVWDNVVNVNLKGAWLSMKYQIPEIIKVGGGAVVNVSSISGINGVVGINPYAAAKHGVVGLTKSAALEYAKKNVRVNAICPGAVKTEILDELFHLAKDPEEAEKQLVKLHPLHRIATPEEIAKTVVWLCSEDSSFITGTAIPVDGGYSAK, from the coding sequence ATGAAAGACAAAGTCGCAATGGTGACCGGAGGAAGCACCGGGATCGGAAAGGCGGTCGTTCAAGAGTTCGTCTTAAGAGGCGTAAAGGTCGTATTCTGCGGTCGCAGGCTCGACGAAGGAAAAAAACTCGAAACGAAAATCCGAGAACAAGGCGGAGACGTTTATTTCGTAACCTGCGACGTGACTTCGGGCGAACAAGTGAAAAAAGTCGTGGATACCGCGGTAGAAAAATTCGGAAGACTCGATTTCGGAATCAACAACGCGGGAATCATGGGGCTCAATCATCCTCTTCACGAATATCCCGAGAACGTTTGGGACAACGTGGTTAACGTGAACTTAAAAGGCGCGTGGCTTTCCATGAAATATCAGATCCCGGAAATTATAAAAGTCGGAGGAGGGGCCGTGGTCAACGTCTCTTCAATCTCCGGAATCAACGGAGTCGTGGGGATCAATCCATATGCGGCGGCGAAACACGGCGTTGTCGGATTAACAAAAAGCGCCGCCTTGGAATATGCGAAGAAGAATGTCCGAGTCAACGCGATTTGTCCCGGCGCCGTGAAGACCGAAATTTTGGACGAACTGTTTCATCTTGCAAAAGATCCCGAAGAGGCGGAAAAACAACTCGTGAAGTTGCATCCTCTTCACAGAATTGCGACACCCGAAGAAATCGCAAAAACGGTGGTTTGGCTTTGTAGCGAAGATTCCTCATTTATAACTGGAACGGCGATCCCGGTTGACGGAGGATATTCGGCGAAGTAG
- a CDS encoding PP2C family protein-serine/threonine phosphatase produces the protein MIINYFGITEKGNFRSHNEDSMYVSGEIVAGTVSGSFASSGLRDSAVAPMILALADGMGGHISGEIASRMTLEKLAWTERAIQPLEELPRAGWQNLFRKINHEINDHAKATGRLGMGTTLVGVLFGRRKVLVFNMGDSRAYHLSSQGVHKITVDHSFSDTVKGNQISRSYITSCIGGGTTDLQMDLFDITNSLSEGDRILLCTDGLTDVIKIDDLEEILRNASSAKEACSHLSEEANLRMTKDNTSVIVIEVKEMALSHAEPWKLTPNERKR, from the coding sequence ATGATTATCAACTACTTCGGAATAACGGAAAAAGGAAACTTTCGTTCGCATAACGAGGATTCGATGTATGTTTCCGGCGAGATCGTTGCCGGAACCGTATCGGGTTCGTTTGCGTCTTCCGGACTTCGAGATTCCGCAGTGGCTCCTATGATTCTCGCGCTCGCCGACGGGATGGGCGGTCATATCTCCGGGGAAATCGCAAGTCGTATGACCTTGGAGAAACTTGCCTGGACCGAACGTGCGATTCAACCTTTGGAAGAATTGCCCAGAGCCGGTTGGCAGAATCTTTTCCGCAAAATCAATCACGAGATCAACGATCACGCAAAGGCGACCGGAAGACTCGGAATGGGAACCACGTTAGTCGGCGTTCTCTTCGGAAGAAGAAAGGTTCTTGTCTTCAACATGGGAGACAGCAGGGCTTATCATCTTTCTTCCCAAGGCGTTCATAAGATTACGGTCGATCATTCCTTTTCGGATACCGTTAAAGGAAATCAGATTTCGAGAAGTTATATCACGAGTTGTATCGGAGGCGGCACCACCGATCTTCAGATGGATCTATTCGATATAACGAATTCGTTAAGCGAAGGAGATCGCATTCTTCTTTGTACGGACGGATTGACGGACGTGATTAAGATAGACGATCTGGAAGAGATTCTTAGAAACGCGTCGAGTGCGAAAGAGGCTTGTTCTCATCTTTCGGAAGAGGCCAACCTGAGAATGACGAAGGACAACACGTCCGTGATTGTGATCGAAGTCAAGGAGATGGCGCTTTCTCACGCCGAACCTTGGAAGCTTACCCCAAACGAAAGAAAACGGTAA